A single window of Cryptococcus neoformans var. neoformans JEC21 chromosome 3 sequence DNA harbors:
- a CDS encoding GTP binding protein, putative: MEAPHKAHHKPSAGAKHAKKDAAKGVDRSGGKNFNPKAFTNTSFRAADRAARRTAEKNQQRLHVPLVNRNPEERKVTNEKGKGMDEGALPPPPIVVGIVGPPGVGKTTLLRSLVRRFTKHNLSQPQGPVTVVSGKTRRITFIECGNDLNSMIDLGKVVDLVLLMIDGSFGFEMETFEFLNILQSHGFPKVIGVLTHVDLIKKASTLKDTKKRLKHRFWTEIYQGAKLFSLSGVMNGRYPDAEINLLSRFISVMKFRPLVFRNQHPYLVADRIQDLTPREAIRENAKIDRTITLYGYVRGPNLPPRNAKIHIPGAGDLEVKEVERLADPCPLPTLESERRRKMGEKAKLIHAPMSDVGGVMYDKDAVYINVPGNFTKGGDTPQGEGEKMVMDLQDAEKTFADNIQASEIRLFGHSSAPLQVTEERKDRVRRKAEPRSGGPMLGKADEDEFDESEDDEFDDRSDTEEGGVLNGESDEDDDQDERDVAYAESESDHDDLAFATGFEQEGGRINFDDEDDDDFPSDEDDEDVPGWKRNLASRASSTLADRLRKKRNLMTLIYDTPLSPEEIVNGKTRPSSADASSSFAELQNEGLFRISHEENKGDDGDQVKEEVDRDQLKNKWADEEMLESLRGLFISGPVAGEGVDEDGEAYEEEGEDFEDLEGGSDGRGDGEDDVPYVGVKPSQVSVEDARAAALAKKKEALKIKFDEQYDDSDDEASKMDFYDQQKAEMARQKQINEEEFGNLDLDARTQIEGYRSGMYVRLEIEAVPYELIENFDPRFPIIVGGLLAAEERFGFITVRIKRHRWFTKTLKTNDPLIFSLGWRRFQTLPLYHLDDHSIRNRYLKYTPEHMHCFATFYGPVSAPNTGFCAFNSLQGDAPGFRVSATGVVLDVDRSTKIVKKLKLTGAPYKIFKNTAFIKDMFNTGLEVAKFEGANIKTVSGIRGQVKKALSKPDGAFRATFEDKILLRDIVFLRAWYSIEPKKLYNPVCSLLLSNKESWQGMRLTGQIRREEGLKTPLDPNSAYRPIERTTRRFNPLKVPRKLAASLPFASKTPELSKQRKPTYMQSRAVVLGEDEKKAVTLLQQIQTLKKDKAERRKAKQDERKGAYRKKVGEKDEKREEKIREERRERFKKEGLKRKREEMSEGKGRGKKSRA; this comes from the exons ATGGAAGCCCCCCACAAGGCCCACCACAAGCCATCAGCTGGTGCGAAGCACGCAAAGAAAGATGCCGCAAAGGGTGTAGACCGCTCAGGCGGGAAAAATTTCAACCCCAAG GCATTCACAAACACCTCCTTCAGAGCAGCCGATAGAGCGGCCAGGCGTACCGCCGAGAAAAACCAACAGCGTCTCCATGTCCCGCTGGTCAATCGTAACCCTGAGGAACGCAAGGTCACCAatgaaaaaggcaaaggaatgGACGAAGGTGCCTTGCCACCTCCGCCCATCGTCGTCGGCATTGTTGGCCCTCCTGGTGTGGGAAAGACAACTTTACTGCGATCTCTTGTCAGGAGGTTCACGAAGCACAATCTCTCCCAGCCGCAGGGCCCTGTGACTGTTGTTTCTGGCAAGACCAGGAGAATCACTTTTATCGAATGTGGAAATGATCTTAACAGCATGATTGACTTGGGTAAAGTGGTCGACTTGGTGCTTTTGATGATCGATGGTAGTTTTGGATTTGAAATG GAAACTTTTGAATTCCTCAACATTCTTCAATCCCATGGGTTTCCAAAAGTCATCGGAGTTCTCACTCATGTCGATCTTATCAAGAAAGCCTCCACCCTTAAAGACACCAAAAAGCGCCTCAAGCATCGTTTCTGGACGGAAATCTATCAGGGGGCcaagctcttctccctttcaGGTGTTATGAACGGGCGTTACCCTGATGCGGAAATCAACCTTTTGTCAAGATTCATCTCTGTTATGAAATTCCGCCCTCTTGTCTTCCGAAACCAACATCCCTACCTAGTGGCTGACAGAATTCAAGATCTAACACCCCGAGAGGCTATTCGTGAGAACGCCAAGATAGATCGGACAATCACTCTCTATGGTTATGTTCGCGGTCCAAACCTTCCTCCACGCAACGCGAAGATTCATATCCCCGGTGCCGGTGACCTTGAGGTCAAAGAGGTCGAGAGATTAGCCGatccttgtcctcttcctaCGCTCGAgagcgaaagaagaaggaaaatggGCGAGAAGGCGAAATTGATTCATGCCCCAATGAGCGATGTTGGCGGCGTAATGTATGACAAGGATGCAGTGTACATCAACGTCCCCGGTAACTTCACTAAAGGAGGAGATA ctcctcaGGGCGAGGGTGAAAAGATGGTTATGGATCTTCAAGATGCCGAAAAAACGTTTGCGGACAACATTCAAGCGTCTGAAATTAGGTTGTTTGGCCATTCATCTGCTCCCTTGCAAGTCACTGAGGAACGCAAGGATCGCGTCCGCCGCAAAGCCGAACCTCGTTCTGGTGGTCCCATGCTTGGCAAagcggatgaagatgagttTGATGAGAGTGAAGACGACGAGTTTGACGATAGAAGCGATActgaggaaggaggtgtGCTCAACGGAGAGTCggacgaggacgacgaccaggatgaaagagatgTAGCGTACGCCGAGTCAGAATCGGATCACGATGATCTTGCCTTTGCGACTGGCTTTGAGCAAGAAGGGGGCCGAATCAAttttgatgatgaggatgatgacgatttCCCTTcggacgaagatgatgaggatgtacCTGGTTGGAAGCGCAACCTAGCTTCCCGTGCTTCCTCCACTTTGGCCGATAGACTACGCAAGAAACGCAACCTTATGACACTTATATACGAcactcctctttctccagaGGAAATTGTCAATGGCAAAAcacgtccttcttccgccgatgcttcatcctctttcgcTGAACTGCAAAATGAGGGTTTGTTCCGAATCAGTCACGAAGAGAACAAGGGCGACGATGGTGATCAAGTAAAAGAGGAGGTAGACAGGGATCAATTAAAGAACAAGTGGGCGGACGAGGAAATGCTTGAATCGCTCAGGGGGCTCTTTATCTCCGGTCCTGTTGCTGGAGAGGGtgtagatgaggatggggaggcatatgaggaggagggcgaggatTTCGAGGATCTAGAGGGAGGAAGTGATGGCCGAGGCGAtggcgaggatgatgtgCCATACGTTGGTGTCAAGCCTTCTCAAGTAAGCGTTGAGGATGCGCGCGCCGCTGCTttagcaaagaagaaggaggctcTCAAGATCAAGTTCGATGAGCAATATGACGACTCTGACGATGAGGCGTCCAAAATGGACTTTTATGACCAACAAAAGGCGGAAATGGCTCGCCAAAAGCAGATCAATGAAGAGGAGTTTGGTAACCTTGATTTGGATGCCCGGACGCAAATTGAGGGTTATCGTTCTGGGATGTACGTCAGGTTAGAGATTGAAGCTGTGCCGTATGAGTTGATCGAGAACTTTGATCCTCGATTCCCCATCATTGTTGGCGGTCTCTTGGCtgcagaagagagattTGGTTTCATCACTGTTCGTATCAAGCGACACAGGTGGTTCACGAAAACACTCAAGACGAATGATCCCCTCATCTTTTCCCTTGGCTGGCGTCGATTCCAAACTCTCCCGCTCTACCATCTGGACGACCATTCCATCAGAAACCGATACCTCAAGTACACTCCGGAGCATATGCACTGTTTCGCCACATTCTATGGTCCCGTCTCAGCTCCTAACACAGGTTTCTGCGCATTCAACTCTTTGCAAGGGGATGCCCCCGGTTTCCGGGTATCGGCAACCGGTGTCGTCCTCGATGTTGATCGATCCACCAAGATTGTCAAGAAACTCAAGTTGACCGGTGCGCCTTACAAGATTTTCAAAAACACGGCGTTCATCAAGGACATGTTCAACACCGGGCTTGAAGTGGCCAAATTCGAGGGGGCAAACATCAAGACCGTCTCTGGTATCAGAGGTCAGGTGAAGAAGGCCCTAAGTAAGCCGGACGGTGCCTTCAGAGCAACCTTTGAAGACAAAATATTGTTGAGGG ATATCGTTTTCCTCCGAGCATGGTACTCTATAGAACCGAAAAAGCTTTACAATCCTGTGTGCTCTCTTCTACTTTCCAACAAGGAATCGTGGCAGGGTATGCGTCTCACGGGTCAGATTCGTCGGGAGGAAGGCCTCAAGACACCCCTCGATCCCAATTCAGCCTATCGACCCATTGAGCGCACCACACGACGCTTCAATCCTCTCAAGGTTCCACGTAAGCTTGCTGCTTCTTTGCCCTTCGCATCCAAGACGCCAGAACTCTCAAAGCAACGTAAACCTACTTACATGCAATCTCGTGCCGTTGTGctgggagaggatgagaagaaggcggtgaCGCTGTTGCAGCAGATCCAaacgttgaagaaggataaggcagagagaaggaaagcgAAGCAAGATGAGCGAAAAGGAGCATACAGGAAAAAGGttggggagaaagatgagaaaagagaggaaaagattagggaagagaggagagaaagattcaagaaggaggggttgaagagaaagagggaggaaatgagcgagggaaaaggtaggggaaagaagagcagagCGTAA